One part of the Drosophila teissieri strain GT53w chromosome 3R, Prin_Dtei_1.1, whole genome shotgun sequence genome encodes these proteins:
- the LOC122619329 gene encoding coiled-coil domain-containing protein 149, whose product MDMDDVASHHGFGQHMATYNVETSAVHRKLQSKVEALRILRQELEQFRVERDQYKLVAETLQLRYSALKSNSELLAVGGCGALSENSSLAALLHETREQNLKLSTEVEALRQRLNELHGDMELLRETEASNKSRVQAMASENAARNKEELQWRRERANFICHLEGLKKRNAQLAFDLKAVIDEKEELITERDAYKCKAHRLNHELFVALRAKKTHPRLLDIDGVLLENKYLHERVKIQDSELELTKQSINKYKTMLDAKRKKGIVKLSGGGTNEDTILSPRQVKTILESGIDLPQKTESLSDLKSLCLALLDNLNDKNLALTHQKKTNKILAGKMTELEQRWQQLLSGNDDNTEEQDEDVEYGYAPSQLLLNGYCSAMVDDADISSTPSLEPDNEGVATTADRDDSKKRKSVEALHSDDGMSSLSTESVDSSVYGADVQPDDFQKSSSATTDSGNCGLSSRCNGTPRISSAVARERMEDLKDLPPHLATLVQKALHDLDMRDYEAMVTIRAENLAVIP is encoded by the exons ATGGACATGGACGATGTGGCTAGTCATCACGGATTCGGTCAACATATGGCCACGTACAATGTAGAG ACCTCGGCGGTGCACAGGAAACTGCAGAGCAAGGTGGAGGCACTGAGGATCCTGcgccaggagctggagcagttTCGCGTGGAACGGGACCAGTACAAGCTGGTGGCGGAGACCCTGCAGTTGCGCTACTCCGCGCTGAAGAGTAATAGTGAACTTCTGGCTGTCGGTGGATGCGGAGCCCTCAGCGAGAACTCCAGCCTGGCAGCCCTGCTCCATGAGACGCGGGAGCAGAACCTGAAGCTCAGCACCGAAGTGGAAGCCCTGAGGCAGCGGCTCAACGAACTGCATGGTGACATGGAACTCCTGCGGGAGACGGAGGCCAGCAACAAGTCGCGTGTTCAGGCGATGGCCAGCGAGAATGCCGCCCGCAacaaggaggagctgcagtGGCGTCGGGAGCGGGCCAACTTCATTTGCCACTTGGAGGGACTCAAGAAACGGAATGCCCAGCTGGCCTTCGACCTGAAGGCGGTGATCGATGAGAAGGAGGAGCTGATCACTGAGCGGGATGCCTACAAGTGCAAGGCACATCGCCTTAATCATGAGCTCTTTGTGGCCCTCAGGGCCAAGAAGACGCATCCAAGG CTCCTGGACATTGATGGTGTTTTGCTGGAGAACAAGTACCTGCATGAACGTGTAAAGATCCAAGACAGCGAACTGGAGCTCACGAAACAGAGCATCAATAAGTACAAG ACCATGTTGGatgcaaaaagaaagaagggaaTTGTAAAACTCAGCGGGGGCGGCACAAATGAGGACACCATTCTAAGCCCCCGGCAAG TAAAAACAATCCTCGAGAGTGGCATTGATCTGCCTCAGAAAACAGAGAGCTTAAGTGACCTAAAATCCTTGTGTCTGGCGCTGCTGGACAATCTGAACGACAAGAACTTGGCCCTGACGCACCAAAAGAAGACCAACAA AATACTAGCTGGCAAGATGAcggagctggagcagcggtGGCAACAGCTCCTCTCCGGAAACGATGACAACACcgaggagcaggacgaggacGTGGAATATGGCTATGCGCCCTCCCAGCTGCTTCTCAATGGTTATTGTTCTGCCATGGTTGATGACGCCGACATCAGCAGCACTCCGTCCCTTGAACCAGATAATGAAGGCGTCGCCACTACAGCGGATCGTGATGATTCCAAAAAGCGCAAGTCCGTTGAGGCTCTGCACTCCGACGATGGAATGTCCTCGCTTTCAACCGAGTCTGTGGATTCGTCTGTGTACGGGGCAGATGTGCAGCCCGACGACTTCCAGAAGTCTTCATCCGCCACAACAGATTCCGGCAATTGCGGGCTGAGCAGCCGCTGCAACGGCACACCGCGGATATCCAGTGCAGTGGCACGGGAACGTATGGAGGATCTGAAGGACCTGCCGCCTCACCTGGCCACTCTGGTCCAGAAAGCACTTCATGATCTGGACATGCGGGACTACGAAGCTATGGTGACAATACGAGCAGAGAATCTGGCGGTTATTCCTTAG
- the LOC122619328 gene encoding colorectal mutant cancer protein isoform X1, with protein sequence MSNDVQVARVAKIATDVPRRSGKQRDSSGFQGKHSGSAAGEDFEYVFGSISPRGGGPGGRNLVGSCDLDSPEHTQRDTTESDNNISSCSTLDIVNKVEQLSVQQLENRVRDLTQRLQQAERQLTESNTEREICHKRLEVVSQAHECRITEMHCVIAELSKKLRSKQDHVIMEEQEPEGSELSFQEGSVYNSELNLTNPDAECQTEPLEDFEGACSTTSVGNVAHKPQELSHKGQVEALQEEVLHLRAQIALLQSEISTKDAAVVEEQTKVAFDCESEVNECGQRLNDLNVCTSLTSPQKRVPAVPKMAERVKLRCASKHESGEVPSQDTSLSNEQINLVEHLVSELKEQNLFMENFMEPLHLSKDLERLQRRVEQLEMRNTMLALTLDECKEHTEHLYLLCGKYESNAVALQLALNCSDRAIEAYDVMLALLESKLALLGEKSLAAEDSRRSVEAVARHLLARLDSEKNVCENSLGPWQHNINLGPEDAPKTGRLWCADDDNRLRYHVSKLKGRRSNVQHTIVSLESPFSDIYERKRLALEKEHELRSADKKSPIDLETAVIMQEILELRDSNLQLKTKMEEAEQERQNANERVVVLHEALKQLQANNRVSYSEAEHAALTEQQLVEALTRETELKGRIQTLLANVTASQKAFDEKYEQLHQNVRELQKSNHNLGQMLDHTKRKYQLRVRKLEQKIVDLRLDYEQGHNHVPETTL encoded by the exons ATGTCGAACGATGTACAGGTCGCCCGGGTGGCCAAGATAGCTACCGATGTGCCCCGTCGTAGTGGCAAGCAGCGCGACTCCAGCGGATTCCAGGGCAAGCACTCCGGCAGCGCGGCTGGCGAGGATTTCGAGTACGTCTTCGGTAGCATTTCGCCGCGCGGAGGAGGACCTGGTGGCAGAAACTTGGTGGGATCCTGCGACCTGGACTCTCCGGAACACACGCAGCGGGACACCACTGAGAGCGACAACAACATATCCAGCTGCTCCACGCTAGACATTGTCAACAAA GTTGAGCAACTGTCTGTACAACAGCTGGAAAACCGGGTGCGGGATTTAACACAGCGTCTGCAGCAGGCGGAAAGGCAGCTCACAGAGAGCAACACGGAGCGGGAAATATGCCACAAGCGATTGGAGGTTGTCAGCCAGGCCCACGAGTGTCGCATCACTGAGATGCACTGCGTCATCGCAGAGTTGAGCAAGAAGCTGCGCAGCAAGCAGGATCACGTTATtatggaggagcaggagcctgAAGGCAGTG AACTCAGCTTTCAGGAGGGTTCTGTGTACAACTCCGAGCTCAACCTCACCAATCCCGATGCCGAATGCCAGACGGAACCACTGGAAGACTTTGAAGGCGCCTGCAGTACCACCAGTGTGGGGAACGTTGCCCACAAGCCGCAGGAACTTAGCCACAAGGGGCAAGTGGAGGCACTGCAGGAGGAAGTTCTTCACTTGAGAGCCCAAATCGCCCTTCTTCAGTCCGAGATTTCCACCAAGGATGCTGCTGTGGTCGAGGAACAGACCAAAGTCGCCTTCGACTGCGAATCCGAAGTCAACGAGTGCGGACAGCGACTGAATGATTTGAATG TTTGCACTTCCTTGACAAGCCCGCAAAAACGTGTACCAGCGGTACCGAAAATGGCGGAACGGGTTAAGTTGCGATGCGCCAGCAAACATGAATCCGGAGAAGTTCCATCCCAAGATACATCATTAAGCAACGAG CAAATTAATCTGGTCGAACATTTGGTGTCGGAGCTTAAGGAGCAAAACCTATTCATGGAGAACTTTATGGAGCCTCTGCATTTGAGCAAAGATTTGGAGCGGCTGCAGCGACGTGTTGAGCAATTGGAGATGCGAAACACCATGTTGGCACTGACTCTAGACGAATGCAAGGAGCACACAGAGCACCTGTATCTGCTATGCGGAAAGTATGAGTCCAATGCGGTTGCTCTTCAATTGGCTCTGAACTGCAGTGATCGCGCCATCGAGGCCTACGACGTAATGTTGGCTCTGCTTGAAAGCAA GTTGGCACTGTTGGGGGAGAAATCGTTGGCAGCCGAAGACAGCCGACGATCagtggaggcggtggccaggCACTTGCTGGCCCGTTTAGATAGCGAGAAAAACGTGTGTGAGAATAGCCTGGGACCGTGGCAGCATAACATCAACTTGGGTCCTGAGGATGCCCCAAAGACTGGCCGTCTGTGGTGTGCCGACGACGACAACCGCCTGCGGTACCACGTCTCTAAGCTAAAGGGACGCCGTTCAAATGTCCAGCATACCATTGTCAGTCTAGAATCCCCCTTCAGCGACATATACGAAAGAAAGCGCTTGGCTTTGGAAAAGGAGCACGAACTGCGCAGCGCGGACAAGAAGTCGCCCATTGACTTGGAGACTGCAGTGATTATGCAAGAAATACTTGAACTGCGCGATTCGAATTTACAGCTGAAGACGAAAATGGAAGAGGCCGAGCAGGAACGCCAGAACGCCAACGAGCGAGTGGTCGTACTCCACGAAGCCCTGAAGCAACTGCAGGCAAACAACCGGGTCTCGTACTCGGAAGCGGAGCATGCGGCTCTCACAGAGCAGCAATTGGTGGAGGCCTTAACTCGAGAAACGGAGCTCAAGGGCCGCATACAGACGCTGTTGGCGAATGTAACAGCTTCTCAAAAGGCCTTCGACGAGAAATACGAGCAACTGCATCAGAACGTGCGCGAGCTGCAGAAATCCAACCA CAATCTGGGACAAATGTTGGACCACACCAAGCGCAAGTACCAGCTGCGAGTGAGGAAGCTGGAGCAGAAGATTGTTGACCTGCGGCTGGACTACGAACAAGGCCATAACCATGTTCCTGAGACAACTCTGTAG
- the LOC122619328 gene encoding colorectal mutant cancer protein isoform X2: MISEQLLPRSLSCLCCSDTPSVPSDKRRSWEYTLMAHPLARRPINVEQLSVQQLENRVRDLTQRLQQAERQLTESNTEREICHKRLEVVSQAHECRITEMHCVIAELSKKLRSKQDHVIMEEQEPEGSELSFQEGSVYNSELNLTNPDAECQTEPLEDFEGACSTTSVGNVAHKPQELSHKGQVEALQEEVLHLRAQIALLQSEISTKDAAVVEEQTKVAFDCESEVNECGQRLNDLNVCTSLTSPQKRVPAVPKMAERVKLRCASKHESGEVPSQDTSLSNEQINLVEHLVSELKEQNLFMENFMEPLHLSKDLERLQRRVEQLEMRNTMLALTLDECKEHTEHLYLLCGKYESNAVALQLALNCSDRAIEAYDVMLALLESKLALLGEKSLAAEDSRRSVEAVARHLLARLDSEKNVCENSLGPWQHNINLGPEDAPKTGRLWCADDDNRLRYHVSKLKGRRSNVQHTIVSLESPFSDIYERKRLALEKEHELRSADKKSPIDLETAVIMQEILELRDSNLQLKTKMEEAEQERQNANERVVVLHEALKQLQANNRVSYSEAEHAALTEQQLVEALTRETELKGRIQTLLANVTASQKAFDEKYEQLHQNVRELQKSNHNLGQMLDHTKRKYQLRVRKLEQKIVDLRLDYEQGHNHVPETTL, from the exons ATGATTTCGGAGCAACTGCTTCCGCGCAGCCTGAGCTGCCTGTGCTGCAGCGATACGCCATCGGTGCCCAGCGACAAGAGACGTAGTTGGGAGTACACGCTGATGGCTCATCCGCTGGCCAGGCGACCCATAAAC GTTGAGCAACTGTCTGTACAACAGCTGGAAAACCGGGTGCGGGATTTAACACAGCGTCTGCAGCAGGCGGAAAGGCAGCTCACAGAGAGCAACACGGAGCGGGAAATATGCCACAAGCGATTGGAGGTTGTCAGCCAGGCCCACGAGTGTCGCATCACTGAGATGCACTGCGTCATCGCAGAGTTGAGCAAGAAGCTGCGCAGCAAGCAGGATCACGTTATtatggaggagcaggagcctgAAGGCAGTG AACTCAGCTTTCAGGAGGGTTCTGTGTACAACTCCGAGCTCAACCTCACCAATCCCGATGCCGAATGCCAGACGGAACCACTGGAAGACTTTGAAGGCGCCTGCAGTACCACCAGTGTGGGGAACGTTGCCCACAAGCCGCAGGAACTTAGCCACAAGGGGCAAGTGGAGGCACTGCAGGAGGAAGTTCTTCACTTGAGAGCCCAAATCGCCCTTCTTCAGTCCGAGATTTCCACCAAGGATGCTGCTGTGGTCGAGGAACAGACCAAAGTCGCCTTCGACTGCGAATCCGAAGTCAACGAGTGCGGACAGCGACTGAATGATTTGAATG TTTGCACTTCCTTGACAAGCCCGCAAAAACGTGTACCAGCGGTACCGAAAATGGCGGAACGGGTTAAGTTGCGATGCGCCAGCAAACATGAATCCGGAGAAGTTCCATCCCAAGATACATCATTAAGCAACGAG CAAATTAATCTGGTCGAACATTTGGTGTCGGAGCTTAAGGAGCAAAACCTATTCATGGAGAACTTTATGGAGCCTCTGCATTTGAGCAAAGATTTGGAGCGGCTGCAGCGACGTGTTGAGCAATTGGAGATGCGAAACACCATGTTGGCACTGACTCTAGACGAATGCAAGGAGCACACAGAGCACCTGTATCTGCTATGCGGAAAGTATGAGTCCAATGCGGTTGCTCTTCAATTGGCTCTGAACTGCAGTGATCGCGCCATCGAGGCCTACGACGTAATGTTGGCTCTGCTTGAAAGCAA GTTGGCACTGTTGGGGGAGAAATCGTTGGCAGCCGAAGACAGCCGACGATCagtggaggcggtggccaggCACTTGCTGGCCCGTTTAGATAGCGAGAAAAACGTGTGTGAGAATAGCCTGGGACCGTGGCAGCATAACATCAACTTGGGTCCTGAGGATGCCCCAAAGACTGGCCGTCTGTGGTGTGCCGACGACGACAACCGCCTGCGGTACCACGTCTCTAAGCTAAAGGGACGCCGTTCAAATGTCCAGCATACCATTGTCAGTCTAGAATCCCCCTTCAGCGACATATACGAAAGAAAGCGCTTGGCTTTGGAAAAGGAGCACGAACTGCGCAGCGCGGACAAGAAGTCGCCCATTGACTTGGAGACTGCAGTGATTATGCAAGAAATACTTGAACTGCGCGATTCGAATTTACAGCTGAAGACGAAAATGGAAGAGGCCGAGCAGGAACGCCAGAACGCCAACGAGCGAGTGGTCGTACTCCACGAAGCCCTGAAGCAACTGCAGGCAAACAACCGGGTCTCGTACTCGGAAGCGGAGCATGCGGCTCTCACAGAGCAGCAATTGGTGGAGGCCTTAACTCGAGAAACGGAGCTCAAGGGCCGCATACAGACGCTGTTGGCGAATGTAACAGCTTCTCAAAAGGCCTTCGACGAGAAATACGAGCAACTGCATCAGAACGTGCGCGAGCTGCAGAAATCCAACCA CAATCTGGGACAAATGTTGGACCACACCAAGCGCAAGTACCAGCTGCGAGTGAGGAAGCTGGAGCAGAAGATTGTTGACCTGCGGCTGGACTACGAACAAGGCCATAACCATGTTCCTGAGACAACTCTGTAG